The Lysobacterales bacterium region ATGGAAGAAGTAGGGCACGTAACGGCCGCTGGAGTCGTGCAGCGCTGTGTCGACAAATTCGGCGTCGCGCTGATCGAAGGCGTTCGGCTCCCAGCCGGTGGCCATGCCCACGAACTGAGGGTGCGGGGCGAGCGCGCTGCGGACCAGGGCGTTAGCGCGCTCTCGATCGGGAGTTTCTCTCTGAGATTCTTCCAGCAGCTGCTGCGCAAGCGAGCGATTCAGCAGTGCGGCTTCTCCCAGCAGTTCGCCTACCGCGGTGGCTTCTGCGCGCGCGACGGCGCGCAGTTCAAGCAGGGTGGCCTCGCGCGCCACTTCGGCGGCGCGTTGATAGATCAGCAGGGCAGCGATGGCAAACCCGATCACGGTGAGCAGACCCACCACCAGCGCGGCCTTAGCGGCCACGCTCCAGCGACGGAAACTCGACATGCGTGCAGTCCTCGTAGACGAACTAGACGCGAATTTGCAACCGCTGTGCCAGTGCTGCGCAAAAACTGAAACCCCCGCCCTGCGGCGCGCCGTGTGGGGTGCTGGCGGATCGAAACAGACGCGCGCACTCCGGCGTGACCCGGAACTGATTGGCGTGGCCCCCAGCTCGTCCTTCCCAGCCGCTAGAGCCTGAACCTCGCCACGTTCTCCGCCAGCCGCGCGGCCTGATCTTCCATCGCTCGTGCGGCGGCGGTGGCTTCTTCGACCAGCGCGGCGTTCTGCTGGGTGGTTTCGTCCATGTGGGTGACGGTGTTGCTCACCTGCTCGATGCCGGCGGTCTGTTGGGCCGAGGCCGCACTGATCTCGCCCATCATGTCGGTGACGCGCTTCACCGAGGCAACGATCTCGGCCATGGTGGCGCCGGCGGAGTCGACCAGCTGGCTGCCCGAGCCGACCTTCTGCACGGTCTCGGAGATGAGGCCCTTGATCTCGCGGGCAGCCGCGGCCGAGCGCTGCGCCAGCGTGCGCACTTCGCCCGCGACCACCGCGAAGCCGCGGCCCTGCTCGCCGGCGCGCGCGGCTTCGACCGCGGCGTTCAAGGCGAGGATATTGGTCTGGAAAGCGATGCCGTCGATGACGCCGATGATGTCTTCGATCTTGCGCGACTGCGCGTTGATCTGGCCCATGGTGTCGACCACCTGACGCACGACCTGGCCACCGCGCTCGGCGACATCGCCGGCGCCGATGGCGAGCTGGTTGGCGGAGCGCGCGTTCTCGGCATTGCCGCGCACGGTGGAGGTGAGTTCCTCCATGCTCGCTGCGGTCTCTTCAAGAGACGCGGCCTGCTGCTCGGTGCGCGCCGACAGATCGGCATTGCCCGCGGCGATCTCGCTGGCCGCGGAGTTGATCGCGCCAACCGCGCCCTGGATCTCGCCGACGATTTCGCGCAGTCGCTGCACGGTGGCATTGGTGGCGTCCTGCAGTTCGGCGAAGCGTCCCTGCGATTGGCCTTCGATTCTGCGGGAGAGGTCGCCCTCCGCCACCGCGACCAGCACCCGACAGGTGCGGTCGAGGCCGTCATCGGCATTGGCCATCAGCTGGTTCAGCGCATCCACCATCTCGCGGAAGGCGAACTCGAAGCGCTGCGCATCGCCGCGCAGGCTGAACTCGCCGGCGGCAGCACCGCGCGACAGACGCAGGATCTCATCGCGGATGGCCAGCAGCTTTTCGCGCACGCCCTCGACCGCTTCGGTGATGCGTCGCTTCTCGCCCGGCAGCTCCGGCATGCGCGGCGTGAGATCACCGCGCGAGTAGCTCTGCACCACGCTGACGATCTTCTGGCTGGTGGCGATGTGCTCCTCGGCCAGGCTGTTGACGCCAATCGCCATCGCGCCGAACGCGCCGGGGTAGCGATCGGCATGCATGCGATGACTGAGTTCGCCCGCGGCGTGCAGTCGGCTCATCTCGGTCTGTTCGCTCATGAAGCCCTGCAGGGCGCCGCGCATCTGCAGCAGGGCGCCGTTGAGGCGTCCGATCTCGTCCTCGCGCGATGCATCGATGCGGGTGTCGAAGCGTCCTGCGGCCAGCTGCTCGACCGCAGCGACCGCCGCTGCCAGCGGGCTGCCCACCAGACGCCGCAGCAGCATCACCGTGGCCAGGATCACCACCGCCGACATCAGCAGTGCCACCCAGAACACGGTGACGCCGATGGCGCGTGCGCCGGCCAGAAGCTCGGTGGTGGGCAGCTCGGCGCCGAGCGCGTAGCGCCCGGCGAAGGCGCCGATCTGGATGGGGTAGTACACCTTCACGGTCGCGCCAGAGACATCCGCGCCGACCTCGAATGCGCGGCCGGCCGCCATCGCTTCGCGAAGCGCCGCGGCATAGTCCGAGGCGTAGGGCTTGCCCAGCATCGAGGCTTCGCGATCAGCCAACACGTTGCCTTCCGGGCTCAGCAGCCGAAGCCCACCGGCTTCGCCCACGCGGGCTTCGCCCAGACTCTGCTGCAGCTCGCTCAAGCGGAAGTCGACCGAGACCTGGCCGACGAAGGCGCCATCTCGCAGCACCGGGGTGACGAAGGTGGTCATCAGCACATCTTGGCCATCGACCGGATACACGTAGGGCTCGAGCATGATCTCGGCCCGCGCCGCTTTCGGCACCTGGTAGTAGGCCCCGTTGACCGGGTCCTCGTAGCCCGCGGACACCGCGCCTTCGATGCCGCGCGGCGTGTGGTACCAGTAGGGGACGTAGCGGCCGCTGGCGTCGTGCATGGCATCGGCGCTTGCGTACTCCGCGTCGCGACCGTCGAAGGCGTTCGGCTCCCACAGCGTGGCGATGCCGATGAACTGCCGGTGCGGTGCCAAGGCGGCCTTCAGCTGGGCGTCGGCTTCGGCGCGGTTGGCCGCGCCGCGCCGCGAGGCGTCGTCGAGTACCGAGGCCATGGCCCGGGTCACCATCGGCGCTTCGTTGAACAGCGCCGACACCCGCTGCGACTCGGCACGCGCGGTGGAATGCAGGTTCTGCAGGGCCGTGGTGCGGGCGACCTCGGCGGCGCGCTGGTAGATCAGCAGGCCGGTGACGACAAACCCGACGACGGTCAAGACCCCGATCAAGAGCGCAGCCTTCGCGGCCACGCTCCAACGACGGAAACTCGGCATGGGTGCAGCCCTCGTTGGTATCCAGAAACCAGGCTGCAACTGCCGTGCCGGTAGTGATCCAGCGCGGCTGCCGACGACGGCAGCGCGCGCGCTTGGGGCAGCGTGCGCGCGGCGCCAGCACGCGAGCGCTGGATCCAGCGCGAGAGCGTCAGACGACGTGCCGGACGTGCGCCCCCCGCTCCACGCACGCTGGACCGCACCCGCGTTGCGCTACTGGATCAGGTCCACCTGCCTCACCGCGGTAAAGCTCAGCAGGCCGAAGTGCCCGTAGGCGTAGGTGGTGCTGCTGTTCTCGCCCCAGATCGCGCTGGAGTGCGCGCCGCCCACCGTGCACACGCCGGTGCCGCAGACGATCTGGTCGGCATAGGACTTGATCGAATGCACGCGCTCGCCGAAGCGCGCGCCGTTCAAGCCGGTGAGGAAGGGGCTGCCCACCGACAGTCCCCAGGTGCCGCAGGTGCTGGTGGGCACGTTGAAGGGGTAGCTGCCGCAGGTCCACAGGCCGCGAAAGGCCCCGGCGATGCCAACGAAGCTCTGCACATAGGGTCGCAGGCCGTTCTGCTGAATGATCCGGCCGGCCAGCGTGCCGCCCATCGAGTGGGTGATCACGTCGACCTTGCCCGTACAGGAGCCGGCGATGGCGTTGACGAAGGCCGTGAGCACCGGGGCTTCTTCGCTGCCGCTGTGGTCGTTGCAGGCGGCGCAGCTCGCGCTGCCCCAGTTCGGGCGATGGATCTGCGCATCGACGTAGCCGCGTCGCTTGAGTTCGCTGACGGTGCTGGCCCAGTCATTGGGCGAGCCGGTATTGCCGTGGACCAGCACCACGGCATCGCGACAGGTCTGTGCGGCGGCCGGCAGCGCGCACAGGGCGAACACGGCCAGGGTGGCCGCGCGGATCAGAGTCTTCATGCTGTTCCCTCCCCAGGGTGATGGCGGGCGGCCGTGGGCGGCCGTCTCGCGCCTGACCCGATGTTGCGCCGGGCGGGGCAGTGGG contains the following coding sequences:
- a CDS encoding alpha/beta fold hydrolase; this translates as MKTLIRAATLAVFALCALPAAAQTCRDAVVLVHGNTGSPNDWASTVSELKRRGYVDAQIHRPNWGSASCAACNDHSGSEEAPVLTAFVNAIAGSCTGKVDVITHSMGGTLAGRIIQQNGLRPYVQSFVGIAGAFRGLWTCGSYPFNVPTSTCGTWGLSVGSPFLTGLNGARFGERVHSIKSYADQIVCGTGVCTVGGAHSSAIWGENSSTTYAYGHFGLLSFTAVRQVDLIQ
- a CDS encoding HAMP domain-containing protein — encoded protein: MPSFRRWSVAAKAALLIGVLTVVGFVVTGLLIYQRAAEVARTTALQNLHSTARAESQRVSALFNEAPMVTRAMASVLDDASRRGAANRAEADAQLKAALAPHRQFIGIATLWEPNAFDGRDAEYASADAMHDASGRYVPYWYHTPRGIEGAVSAGYEDPVNGAYYQVPKAARAEIMLEPYVYPVDGQDVLMTTFVTPVLRDGAFVGQVSVDFRLSELQQSLGEARVGEAGGLRLLSPEGNVLADREASMLGKPYASDYAAALREAMAAGRAFEVGADVSGATVKVYYPIQIGAFAGRYALGAELPTTELLAGARAIGVTVFWVALLMSAVVILATVMLLRRLVGSPLAAAVAAVEQLAAGRFDTRIDASREDEIGRLNGALLQMRGALQGFMSEQTEMSRLHAAGELSHRMHADRYPGAFGAMAIGVNSLAEEHIATSQKIVSVVQSYSRGDLTPRMPELPGEKRRITEAVEGVREKLLAIRDEILRLSRGAAAGEFSLRGDAQRFEFAFREMVDALNQLMANADDGLDRTCRVLVAVAEGDLSRRIEGQSQGRFAELQDATNATVQRLREIVGEIQGAVGAINSAASEIAAGNADLSARTEQQAASLEETAASMEELTSTVRGNAENARSANQLAIGAGDVAERGGQVVRQVVDTMGQINAQSRKIEDIIGVIDGIAFQTNILALNAAVEAARAGEQGRGFAVVAGEVRTLAQRSAAAAREIKGLISETVQKVGSGSQLVDSAGATMAEIVASVKRVTDMMGEISAASAQQTAGIEQVSNTVTHMDETTQQNAALVEEATAAARAMEDQAARLAENVARFRL